Proteins co-encoded in one Ananas comosus cultivar F153 linkage group 15, ASM154086v1, whole genome shotgun sequence genomic window:
- the LOC109721319 gene encoding protein prickle isoform X2, whose product MLLYLLQPTTTSPHHHHHHHRRHAPSPIKTLFLPSMVGVGVGAPPPPPLKTLAQRQPPNHARTGAIASSLLESPVLWAGRLCVYYALIKIGLAGSHSNPFLSSPEIGEGDGGGDLGFSRWIQGLQGRSDDKEASDRRKLVSKWHPTTKGTLKRNYRVPSKAEGRRLLKAIASLLSDDDHFVDATSHK is encoded by the exons ATGCTTCTGTATCTCCTTCAACCCACCACCACCtctccccaccaccaccaccaccaccaccgtcgCCATGCCCCATCCCCCATCAAAACCCTCTTCCTCCCCTCCATGGTGGGAGTGGGAGTgggagctcctcctcctcctcctctcaaaaccctagcgcAGAGGCAACCACCCAATCACGCGAGAACTGGTGCGATCGCCTCTTCCTTGCTCGAGAGCCCTGTTCTCTGGGCTGGGAGGCTCTGCGTCTACTATGCCCTCATCAAGATCGGCCTCGCTGGGTCTCACTCCAAtcccttcctctcctctccag AGATTGGGGAGggtgatggtggtggtgatTTGGGGTTTTCAAGATGGATTCAGGGCCTCCAAGGAAGATCAG ATGATAAAGAGGCGAGTGATAGGAGGAAGCTAGTTAGTAAATGGCATCCGACGACGAAAGGCACACTTAAGAGGAATTACAGAGTACCTTCCAAGGCCGAAGGCCGCCGGCTTCTTAAGGCCATTGCATCCTTACTCTCTGACGATGACCACTTTGTAGATGCTACTTCACACAAG TAA
- the LOC109721317 gene encoding mRNA-capping enzyme-like isoform X2, producing MILSMDLNASPLPEEDEQPYEEQIDSDLIQEERVESAVATMRREREERRLRLKREYPDEGPRRYSQPRNDYLPQSRSVRPCGRNREIPQGWLDCPALGECIDKIIPSKAPLDESYNESVVPGKRYSSKQIINKLRKAGRELGLVVDLTNTDRYYSVSEFKNLGIQHRKIKCKGRDAVPDNESVNIFFNVVFQFLDRQKHSRNPKYILVHCTHGHNRTGFMIVHYLMRTHLSSVAEALHIFAQKRPPGIYKQDYIQALYTFYHESPENLVCPPTPEWKRSSDLDLNGEAVQDDDGDDNGDPSALSHENVENKKITNDDVLGDAIPSDREEVLQQICYRLLELTPTARGPRNNLQFPGSHPVSLNRENLQLLRQRYYYATWKADGTRYMMLIMRDGCYLIDRNFRFRRVQMRFPLKNINEGFHEMTLIDGEMIIDTIPDAGLKRRYLAYDLMAINSCSKIKLPFSERWKLLEEEIIRPRNYEKKQFECEGKCNPIYRYDMEPFGS from the exons ATGATCCTTTCAATGGATTTAAATGCGTCACCTTTGCCTGAAGAAGATGAACAGCCTTATGAAGAACAGATTGACAGTGATCTTATACAGGAGGAACGCGTGGAGTCTGCAGTGGCAACCATGCGAAGG GAACGTGAAGAAAGGCGCCTCAGATTAAAAAGAGAATACCCAGATGAAGGACCAAGGCGATATTCACAACCAAGGAATGACTACCTGCCTCAAAGCAGAAGCGTTAGACCTTGTGGAAGAAATAGGGAGATTCCTCAAG GCTGGTTGGATTGCCCTGCACTTGGGGAGTGCATAGATAAAATAATTCCTTCCAAAGCTCCTCTTGATGAGTCATATAATGAAAGTGTGGTGCCTGGCAAAAGATATTCTTCTAAACAAATTATCAACAAGCTTAGAAAAGCCGGACGGGAA ttaggtttggtggttgatttGACAAATACAGATCGCTATTATTCAGTTTCGGAATTTAAAAATCTAGGTATTCAGCATCGCAAG ATCAAATGCAAGGGAAGAGATGCTGTACCAGATAATGAGTCAGTgaacatattttttaatgtg GTTTTTCAGTTCCTTGACCGCCAAAAGCATTCGAGGAATCCCAAATATATCCTTGTCCATTGTACTCATGGGCATAATCGTACAGGTTTTATGATTGTTCATTACCTTATGCGCACACATCTGTCAAGTGTTGCCGAG GCATTGCATATATTCGCTCAAAAGCGTCCTCCAGGAATATATAAGCAGGATTATATTCAAGCACTGTATACATTTTATCATGAAAGCCCTGAGAATCTTGTATGTCCTCCCACACCTGAGTGGAAGAGATCCTCCGATCTTGATTTAAATGGTGAAGCTGTCcaggatgatgatggtgatgataaTGGTGACCCTTCAGCCCTTTCACAT gaAAATGTGGAGAACAAAAAGATAACGAATGATGATGTTTTAGGAGATGCAATTCCTTCTGACCGAGAAGAAGTTCTGCAACAGATATGTTATCGTTTGCTTGAACTAACTCCTACG gCAAGAGGGCCTAGAAACAATTTACAATTTCCAGGATCACATCCTGTTTCACTCAACAG GGAGAACCTACAGCTATTAAGGCAACGGTATTATTATGCTACTTGGAAAGCTGATGGGACACGATATATGATGCTTATCATGAGAGATGGTTGTTACTTGATTGATCGAAATTTTCGCTTTAGAAGGGTTCAGATGCGGTTTCCTTTGAAGAATATAAATGAA GGTTTTCATGAGATGACTTTGATTGATGGGGAAATGATTATTGACACAATACCTGACGCTGGACTGAAGAGAAGATATCTAGCATATGATCTGATGGCAATTAATTCATGCTCCAAAATAAAG TTGCCCTTCTCTGAAAGATGGAAGCTACTTGAGGAAGAAATAATTCGGCCTCGAAATTATGAGAAGAAGCAATTTGAGTGTGAAGGCAAATGCAATCCAATATATCGATATGACATGGAACCATTTGGA AGTTGA
- the LOC109721317 gene encoding mRNA-capping enzyme-like isoform X1 codes for MILSMDLNASPLPEEDEQPYEEQIDSDLIQEERVESAVATMRREREERRLRLKREYPDEGPRRYSQPRNDYLPQSRSVRPCGRNREIPQGWLDCPALGECIDKIIPSKAPLDESYNESVVPGKRYSSKQIINKLRKAGRELGLVVDLTNTDRYYSVSEFKNLGIQHRKIKCKGRDAVPDNESVNIFFNVVFQFLDRQKHSRNPKYILVHCTHGHNRTGFMIVHYLMRTHLSSVAEALHIFAQKRPPGIYKQDYIQALYTFYHESPENLVCPPTPEWKRSSDLDLNGEAVQDDDGDDNGDPSALSHENVENKKITNDDVLGDAIPSDREEVLQQICYRLLELTPTARGPRNNLQFPGSHPVSLNRENLQLLRQRYYYATWKADGTRYMMLIMRDGCYLIDRNFRFRRVQMRFPLKNINEGFHEMTLIDGEMIIDTIPDAGLKRRYLAYDLMAINSCSKIKLPFSERWKLLEEEIIRPRNYEKKQFECEGKCNPIYRYDMEPFGVRRKDFWLLSTVVKLLQEFIPRLSHAADGLIFQGWDDPYVCRTHEGLLKWKYPDMNSVDFLFEMGSDNRQLLFLYERGKKKLMDGSRVIYGGQEDISTLSGKIIECGWDQEESCWICMRVRTDKSTPNDINTYRKVMRSINDNITEDVLLSEILEIVRLPMYADRIAQLQHRRR; via the exons ATGATCCTTTCAATGGATTTAAATGCGTCACCTTTGCCTGAAGAAGATGAACAGCCTTATGAAGAACAGATTGACAGTGATCTTATACAGGAGGAACGCGTGGAGTCTGCAGTGGCAACCATGCGAAGG GAACGTGAAGAAAGGCGCCTCAGATTAAAAAGAGAATACCCAGATGAAGGACCAAGGCGATATTCACAACCAAGGAATGACTACCTGCCTCAAAGCAGAAGCGTTAGACCTTGTGGAAGAAATAGGGAGATTCCTCAAG GCTGGTTGGATTGCCCTGCACTTGGGGAGTGCATAGATAAAATAATTCCTTCCAAAGCTCCTCTTGATGAGTCATATAATGAAAGTGTGGTGCCTGGCAAAAGATATTCTTCTAAACAAATTATCAACAAGCTTAGAAAAGCCGGACGGGAA ttaggtttggtggttgatttGACAAATACAGATCGCTATTATTCAGTTTCGGAATTTAAAAATCTAGGTATTCAGCATCGCAAG ATCAAATGCAAGGGAAGAGATGCTGTACCAGATAATGAGTCAGTgaacatattttttaatgtg GTTTTTCAGTTCCTTGACCGCCAAAAGCATTCGAGGAATCCCAAATATATCCTTGTCCATTGTACTCATGGGCATAATCGTACAGGTTTTATGATTGTTCATTACCTTATGCGCACACATCTGTCAAGTGTTGCCGAG GCATTGCATATATTCGCTCAAAAGCGTCCTCCAGGAATATATAAGCAGGATTATATTCAAGCACTGTATACATTTTATCATGAAAGCCCTGAGAATCTTGTATGTCCTCCCACACCTGAGTGGAAGAGATCCTCCGATCTTGATTTAAATGGTGAAGCTGTCcaggatgatgatggtgatgataaTGGTGACCCTTCAGCCCTTTCACAT gaAAATGTGGAGAACAAAAAGATAACGAATGATGATGTTTTAGGAGATGCAATTCCTTCTGACCGAGAAGAAGTTCTGCAACAGATATGTTATCGTTTGCTTGAACTAACTCCTACG gCAAGAGGGCCTAGAAACAATTTACAATTTCCAGGATCACATCCTGTTTCACTCAACAG GGAGAACCTACAGCTATTAAGGCAACGGTATTATTATGCTACTTGGAAAGCTGATGGGACACGATATATGATGCTTATCATGAGAGATGGTTGTTACTTGATTGATCGAAATTTTCGCTTTAGAAGGGTTCAGATGCGGTTTCCTTTGAAGAATATAAATGAA GGTTTTCATGAGATGACTTTGATTGATGGGGAAATGATTATTGACACAATACCTGACGCTGGACTGAAGAGAAGATATCTAGCATATGATCTGATGGCAATTAATTCATGCTCCAAAATAAAG TTGCCCTTCTCTGAAAGATGGAAGCTACTTGAGGAAGAAATAATTCGGCCTCGAAATTATGAGAAGAAGCAATTTGAGTGTGAAGGCAAATGCAATCCAATATATCGATATGACATGGAACCATTTGGA GTTAGGAGGAAGGACTTCTGGTTATTATCAACTGTTGTAAAGCTGCTTCAGGAGTTCATCCCAAGACTTTCGCATGCAGCTGATGGCCTTATATTTCAG GGTTGGGATGATCCATATGTGTGTCGTACACATGAAGGACTTCTGAAGTGGAAGTACCCAGATATGAATTCAGTTGACTTCTTATTTGAG ATGGGGAGTGACAACCGCCAGTTGCTTTTTCTTTATGAAAGAGGAAAGAAGAAACTCATGGATGGATCTCGGGTCATATATGGAG GTCAAGAAGATATTTCTACCCTATCAGGAAAGATTATTGAATGCGGGTGGGACCAAGAGGAGAGCTGTTGGATCTGCATGCGTGTCAGGACTGATAAATCAACTCCTAATGACATAAACACATACCGAAag GTAATGAGGAGCATCAACGACAACATTACAGAAGACGTGCTTCTGAGTGAGATATTGGAGATAGTGCGCCTCCCAATGTATGCTGATAGGATAGCTCAGCTTCAGCATCGACGTAGGTGA
- the LOC109721319 gene encoding uncharacterized protein LOC109721319 isoform X1: protein MLLYLLQPTTTSPHHHHHHHRRHAPSPIKTLFLPSMVGVGVGAPPPPPLKTLAQRQPPNHARTGAIASSLLESPVLWAGRLCVYYALIKIGLAGSHSNPFLSSPEIGEGDGGGDLGFSRWIQGLQGRSDDKEASDRRKLVSKWHPTTKGTLKRNYRVPSKAEGRRLLKAIASLLSDDDHFVDATSHKGCQIRRESAHGESVCCHNVRALFDELPTPHLVVEITAFPAGPLTEKDYVKAEKLERVLRSGASI from the exons ATGCTTCTGTATCTCCTTCAACCCACCACCACCtctccccaccaccaccaccaccaccaccgtcgCCATGCCCCATCCCCCATCAAAACCCTCTTCCTCCCCTCCATGGTGGGAGTGGGAGTgggagctcctcctcctcctcctctcaaaaccctagcgcAGAGGCAACCACCCAATCACGCGAGAACTGGTGCGATCGCCTCTTCCTTGCTCGAGAGCCCTGTTCTCTGGGCTGGGAGGCTCTGCGTCTACTATGCCCTCATCAAGATCGGCCTCGCTGGGTCTCACTCCAAtcccttcctctcctctccag AGATTGGGGAGggtgatggtggtggtgatTTGGGGTTTTCAAGATGGATTCAGGGCCTCCAAGGAAGATCAG ATGATAAAGAGGCGAGTGATAGGAGGAAGCTAGTTAGTAAATGGCATCCGACGACGAAAGGCACACTTAAGAGGAATTACAGAGTACCTTCCAAGGCCGAAGGCCGCCGGCTTCTTAAGGCCATTGCATCCTTACTCTCTGACGATGACCACTTTGTAGATGCTACTTCACACAAG GGCTGTCAAATAAGGAGGGAGAGTGCTCACGGAGAGAGCGTATGTTGCCACAACGTGAGGGCGCTGTTTGATGAGCTCCCGACCCCTCACCTGGTTGTCGAGATCACTGCTTTTCCTGCCGGACCACTTACAGAGAAGGATTACGTGAAGGCCGAAAAGCTCGAGAGGGTGTTGAGATCTGGCGCTTCCATTTGA